The sequence below is a genomic window from Candidatus Nanopelagicales bacterium.
CCGGCGTCGGAGCAGGCGCCGATCACGCAGAACCTCTGGAACGGCGCCTGGATCGCCGCCTGGGCCGTCGGGGTCCTGACGTGGGGCCTGATGCTCTTCGCGTTCTTCGTCTACCGGCGTCGCAAGAACTCCCCGGAGCTGCCGGAGCAGACCCGCTACAACATCCCGATCGAGGTCCTCTACACCGTTGTCCCGCTCATCCTGATCATCGGGCTGTTCTACTTCACCGCCCGCGACCAGGCCGAGCTCACCGCGGTCCGCAACGACGAGGACCTCACGGTCAACGTGGTCGGCTGGCGGTGGAGCTGGGGCTTCAACTACCTCGACGAGGACGTCTACGAGGCCGGCACCCCCGGCGTCCCGCCGACCCTGGTCCTGCCGGTCGACGAGAAGGTGCGGTTCGAGCTGACCTCGCCCGACGTCATCCACTCCTTCTGGGTCCCGGCCTGGCTGTTCAAGATGGACGTCATCCCCGGGCGCACCAACGTCTTCGAGGTGACCCCCAACAAGATCGGGACCTTCGCCGGCAAGTGCGCGGAGCTGTGCGGGGTGGACCACTCCCGGATGCTGTTCAACGTCAAGGTGGTGGAGCGCGCCGAGTACGACGCCTTCATCGCCGAGCTGAAGGCCAAGGGCCAGACCGGCCTGCTCGAGACCGGCCGCACCACCGATGAGGGCATGACGGAGCAGGAGAAGCAGCTGTGACGATCCTCAACGAGCGCCCGTCGACCTCGGAGCCGGCGCGCGCGCCGCTGCCCCCGCCGACCCCGAAGCTGGGGCGGATCATCGTCAACTGGGTGACGTCGACCGACCACAAGGTGATCGGCCACCTCTACCTCATCACGGCCTTCGTCTTCTTCGTCATCGGCGGCGTGATGGCGCTTGTCATCCGCGCCGAGCTGGCGGTGCCGGGCCTGCAGATCGTGTCCAACGAGCAGTACAACCAGCTGTTCACGATGCACGGCTCGATCATGCTGCTGCTGTTCGCGACGCCGCTGTTCGTCGGGTTCGCGAACGTGCTGATGCCGCTGCAGATCGGCTCCCCGGACGTCGCGTTCCCGCGGATGAACATGCTGGGCTACTGGCTGTTCCTGTTCGGCGGCATCATCGTCATGACCGGGTTCTTCACCCCCGGCGGCGCGGCGTCGTTCGGCTGGTTCGCCTACACCCCGCTGTCCGACGCGGTGAACTCCCCGGGCGTCGGCGCCGACCTGTGGCTGCTCGGCTTCACCCTCGGTGGCCTGGGCACCATCCTCGGTGGCGTC
It includes:
- the coxB gene encoding cytochrome c oxidase subunit II, coding for MGAAAALVLLTATGCTANEAFFFDLPDPASEQAPITQNLWNGAWIAAWAVGVLTWGLMLFAFFVYRRRKNSPELPEQTRYNIPIEVLYTVVPLILIIGLFYFTARDQAELTAVRNDEDLTVNVVGWRWSWGFNYLDEDVYEAGTPGVPPTLVLPVDEKVRFELTSPDVIHSFWVPAWLFKMDVIPGRTNVFEVTPNKIGTFAGKCAELCGVDHSRMLFNVKVVERAEYDAFIAELKAKGQTGLLETGRTTDEGMTEQEKQL